The proteins below are encoded in one region of Scleropages formosus chromosome 19, fSclFor1.1, whole genome shotgun sequence:
- the ptges3a gene encoding prostaglandin E synthase 3 translates to MQPASAKWYDRRDYVFVEFCVEDSKDVQVKFEKSKLDFNCLGGTDGLKHQNEIELFEVIDPNESKHKRTDRSVLCCLKKSESGKSWPRLTKDKAKINWLSVDFNNWKDWEDDSDEELSNFDRFSEMMNNMGGEDELPDVDGADDEESADSDDEKMPDLE, encoded by the exons AT GCAGCCAGCAAGTGCTAAGTGGTACGACAGACGAGACTATGTCTTCGTTGAGTTTTGTGTAGAGGACAGCAAAGACGTCCAGGTGAAATTTGAAAAGTCAAAGCTTGACTTCAA CTGTCTTGGTGGAACAGATGGGCTCAAACATCAAAATGAAATTGAACTTTTTGAAGTTATCGATCCGAAT GAGTCGAAGCACAAACGCACAGATAGatctgttctgtgttgtttaaaaaaatctgaatctgGGAAGTCATGGCCAAGGTTAACAAAAGACAAGGCAAAA ATCAACTGGCTCAGTGTTGACTTCAACAACTGGAAAGACTGGGAAGATGATTCCGATGAAGAACTTTCCAATTTTGACCGTTTCTCAGAG atgatGAACAACATGGGAGGAGAAGATGAACTACCAGATGTCGATGGGGCTGATGAT GAGGAGTCTGCTGATAGTGATGATGAAA aaaTGCCAGATCTTGAGTGA